Proteins from a single region of Leptospiraceae bacterium:
- a CDS encoding efflux RND transporter permease subunit: MNTPINHDSFTSKVIRFSAHNKFIVLLLTAILLFGAYYSMKNIPLDAIPDLSDTQVIVYSRWDRSPDIIEDQVTYPIITGLLGAPKVKVIRGFSDFGYSFVYVIFQDGTDIYWARSRVLEYLSRIQSQLPTGVRTELGPDATGVGWVYQYALIDKTGQNSLTQIRSFQDFKLRYLLNAIPGVAEVASIGGFKKQYQITVNPTALQAYDISMESIIKNVRESNEETGARLIEISGFEYMIRGKGYIKSISDIEEISLGTDPNGTPILLKNVARVELGPDIRRGISDLNGEGDAVGGIIVMRHGENALSVIERVKEKIKDITPSLPKGMEFVTTYDRSELILHTIENLKEKLIEEMIVVSIVILIFLWHFPSAIIPIMTIPISVLIAFIPMYLFGVHSNIMSLSGIAISIGVLVDGAIVEVENAYKKLEEWESGGRIGDYHVVRLEALLEVGPSVFFSLLVIAVAFLPVFTLVDQEGKLFHPLAYSKNLAMAIAACLALTLDPAFRMLFTRMDPFVFKNKFLSNAATTLLVGKYYPEEKHPISKILFKYYEPACLFVLKYPKRVITFSIFLVLLTIPVYMQLGSEFMPPLFEESLLYMPTTLPGISVAETEKLMIHMDKKLMQIPEVTRVYGKAGRSDTPTDSAPFSMMETVVLLKPQSEWRKKERFYSRLPNFSHFLFKSFAPDRINKEELVAIMNQELSFPGVSNAWTMPIKTRIDMLSTGLRTPIGVKIQGESLQEIERLGIEMEGILKSLPGTRSVFAERTAGGYFLDIKLKREKLSRYGISIASAQNIILTAIGGEPVTQTIEGRERYSINIRYPRGLRDDIDKLKRILIPTALESHIPIGEIADLEFKTGPAMIRDENGFLTGYVYLDTTESDLGGFVERAKKKISDTMIFPAGYTLSWTGQYENIIRVRERMKYVIPITLFIIFFLIYMNTKSYMKTLIVMCAVPFSLIGAVGLLYILDYQVSIAVWVGMIALMGLDAETGVFMLLYLDLSHEDARKKGLLKNDSELRDSVLHGAVKRVRPKIMTVLCAMMGLLPIMWSTATGSDMMKRIAAPMVGGLVSSFALELLVYPAIYYLWKKKELNEIN, from the coding sequence ATGAACACTCCCATTAATCACGATTCATTTACTTCGAAAGTCATTAGATTTTCAGCGCATAATAAGTTTATTGTGCTTTTATTGACCGCAATTCTACTCTTCGGTGCCTATTATTCGATGAAAAATATTCCACTCGATGCAATTCCGGATCTCTCGGATACACAAGTAATTGTGTATTCCCGCTGGGATAGAAGTCCTGATATTATTGAAGACCAAGTGACTTACCCGATTATCACAGGTCTTTTGGGTGCGCCGAAAGTAAAAGTAATCAGAGGATTTTCGGACTTCGGTTATTCGTTTGTATATGTTATTTTTCAAGATGGAACAGATATTTATTGGGCAAGATCAAGAGTGCTTGAATATCTATCTCGAATCCAATCTCAATTGCCAACGGGAGTTAGAACCGAATTGGGACCCGATGCAACGGGAGTCGGCTGGGTGTATCAATATGCATTAATTGATAAAACAGGTCAAAATTCTCTTACCCAGATTAGATCATTTCAAGACTTCAAACTTCGCTATCTACTAAACGCAATACCGGGAGTAGCCGAAGTTGCGAGCATTGGAGGATTTAAAAAACAATACCAAATTACGGTTAACCCTACCGCCCTGCAAGCGTACGATATATCTATGGAATCAATTATTAAGAATGTAAGAGAATCAAACGAAGAAACAGGAGCTCGTTTAATCGAAATTTCTGGTTTTGAATATATGATTCGAGGTAAGGGGTATATCAAGAGTATCTCCGACATAGAAGAAATTAGTCTCGGAACTGACCCGAATGGTACACCAATTTTACTAAAAAATGTAGCTAGAGTAGAACTAGGTCCTGATATTCGAAGAGGGATTTCAGATTTAAATGGAGAGGGTGATGCGGTAGGCGGCATTATTGTGATGCGACACGGAGAGAATGCACTTTCTGTAATTGAAAGAGTTAAAGAGAAGATAAAGGATATTACTCCCTCGTTACCTAAGGGAATGGAATTTGTTACCACATACGATAGATCGGAATTGATTTTACACACAATCGAAAACTTAAAAGAAAAACTGATCGAGGAAATGATTGTGGTATCTATCGTAATCCTAATATTCTTATGGCATTTTCCATCTGCAATTATCCCGATTATGACAATACCAATTTCTGTATTAATTGCATTTATTCCAATGTATCTTTTCGGTGTTCATTCCAACATAATGTCACTATCAGGAATTGCTATATCTATTGGAGTACTAGTCGACGGGGCAATTGTAGAAGTAGAAAATGCATACAAAAAATTAGAAGAATGGGAATCCGGCGGAAGAATCGGAGACTATCATGTTGTAAGATTGGAAGCTTTACTCGAAGTTGGGCCATCCGTATTTTTCTCTCTATTAGTAATCGCAGTAGCATTTTTACCTGTATTTACGCTTGTTGATCAAGAAGGTAAACTATTTCATCCTCTCGCCTATTCAAAAAACTTAGCAATGGCAATTGCCGCTTGTCTAGCGTTAACTCTTGACCCTGCATTTCGAATGTTATTTACTAGAATGGATCCATTCGTTTTTAAAAATAAATTTTTATCAAATGCGGCAACTACATTGTTAGTCGGAAAATACTACCCAGAAGAAAAACATCCAATTAGCAAAATTTTATTCAAATACTATGAACCAGCTTGTTTGTTTGTATTAAAATATCCCAAACGAGTCATCACGTTTTCTATATTTTTGGTATTACTAACAATACCGGTATACATGCAATTAGGCTCTGAATTTATGCCGCCTCTTTTTGAAGAATCCCTACTTTATATGCCGACTACCCTCCCTGGAATTTCTGTAGCAGAAACAGAAAAATTAATGATCCATATGGATAAAAAACTCATGCAAATTCCTGAAGTCACAAGAGTATACGGAAAGGCAGGGAGATCAGATACCCCAACTGATAGTGCTCCTTTCTCAATGATGGAAACAGTAGTACTTTTGAAACCACAAAGTGAGTGGAGGAAAAAAGAAAGATTCTATTCCAGACTTCCGAATTTTTCACATTTTCTATTCAAAAGTTTTGCTCCAGATAGAATTAATAAAGAGGAACTTGTTGCCATAATGAATCAAGAGTTATCCTTCCCTGGAGTTTCAAATGCATGGACAATGCCGATTAAAACAAGAATTGACATGTTGTCTACAGGACTTCGAACCCCTATAGGCGTTAAAATCCAAGGAGAATCACTTCAGGAAATAGAACGATTAGGAATCGAAATGGAAGGAATTTTAAAATCCCTCCCCGGAACACGTTCGGTATTTGCGGAGCGCACTGCAGGTGGATATTTTTTAGATATAAAATTAAAAAGGGAAAAACTCTCACGATACGGTATATCTATCGCATCAGCGCAAAATATCATTTTGACTGCAATTGGGGGAGAGCCCGTTACACAAACGATTGAAGGAAGAGAAAGATATTCGATTAATATTCGTTATCCGCGTGGACTCCGAGACGATATTGATAAATTAAAACGAATTTTAATTCCAACTGCTTTAGAGTCTCATATTCCAATTGGAGAAATTGCTGACTTAGAATTTAAAACAGGTCCTGCAATGATAAGGGATGAAAATGGGTTCCTTACAGGTTATGTTTACTTAGATACTACTGAATCTGATTTAGGTGGATTTGTAGAACGCGCAAAAAAGAAAATATCCGATACTATGATATTTCCTGCTGGTTACACTCTATCCTGGACGGGGCAATACGAAAATATCATTCGAGTAAGAGAAAGAATGAAATATGTAATTCCCATTACACTATTTATTATTTTTTTCCTTATCTACATGAATACCAAATCTTATATGAAAACACTTATTGTAATGTGCGCTGTTCCTTTTTCACTTATTGGCGCAGTCGGACTACTTTACATACTGGACTACCAAGTTTCAATTGCGGTATGGGTTGGAATGATTGCACTTATGGGCTTAGATGCAGAAACCGGTGTATTTATGCTTTTATACTTGGATTTGTCTCATGAAGATGCACGCAAAAAAGGACTCTTAAAGAATGATTCGGAATTGAGAGACTCCGTTCTTCATGGAGCAGTAAAACGAGTTCGTCCTAAAATTATGACTGTTCTTTGTGCTATGATGGGGTTACTTCCTATTATGTGGTCAACGGCAACAGGCTCTGATATGATGAAACGAATTGCTGCACCTATGGTTGGAGGTTTAGTAAGTAGTTTTGCACTGGAACTATTAGTTTATCCAGCCATTTATTATTTATGGAAGAAAAAAGAATTAAATGAGATTAATTAA
- a CDS encoding efflux RND transporter periplasmic adaptor subunit: MKDLQKLNNVTLINYFLRLICLIGLFTFTATCKKEKEVWYCPMHTTYLSDRPGQCPICNMSLVKQEKNSDHNHKSGEKHESEIKSPTEDSGSNHGNKNEDEKLKLKSIQLSEEKQTLIGIKTSKAEFRNLLKIITAYSVVAYDPELYTAILEYKEAKKTAAIVEPDAQSDSSLLKSSIVRLKQLGLSSSQISEWGNSNRNPEELILGGKNGKAYIYSSLYESDINYIKPGQRVDFKTDSYPDKSFLGNVQSIDSILDEKNRTLRFRSFVSDRGNLLKPQMFGNIEINVPLKKALTVPKSAILNTGKHKIAYVKKENNNFFSVMVKTGIESEGYFEILEGISEGDEVVIESNFLLDSESKIKLGGSSNEHSH, encoded by the coding sequence ATGAAAGATTTACAAAAATTAAACAATGTTACTTTAATAAATTATTTTCTGAGACTAATTTGCCTTATCGGCTTATTTACATTTACCGCTACTTGTAAAAAAGAAAAAGAAGTCTGGTATTGCCCGATGCATACTACCTACCTTTCGGACAGGCCTGGTCAATGCCCTATTTGTAATATGAGTTTGGTCAAACAAGAAAAAAATTCTGACCATAATCATAAATCAGGAGAAAAACATGAATCAGAAATAAAATCTCCAACAGAAGATTCCGGATCCAATCACGGAAACAAAAACGAAGATGAAAAATTGAAATTAAAATCAATCCAACTTTCCGAAGAAAAACAGACTTTGATAGGAATAAAAACTTCGAAAGCAGAATTCCGCAACTTATTGAAGATAATTACCGCATACTCTGTAGTAGCCTATGACCCAGAACTTTATACTGCTATTTTAGAATATAAAGAGGCAAAAAAAACTGCCGCAATCGTAGAACCAGATGCACAGTCAGACAGCAGTTTACTTAAATCAAGTATAGTTAGGTTAAAACAACTTGGATTATCCTCAAGTCAAATTTCAGAATGGGGAAATTCAAATAGAAATCCTGAAGAGCTGATCCTTGGCGGAAAAAATGGTAAAGCATATATATATTCTTCTCTTTATGAATCGGATATCAATTACATTAAACCAGGTCAAAGAGTAGACTTCAAAACTGATTCTTATCCGGATAAATCTTTCCTTGGAAACGTCCAGAGTATCGATTCTATATTAGACGAAAAAAATAGAACATTGCGTTTCCGATCCTTCGTATCTGATAGAGGAAATTTATTAAAACCGCAGATGTTTGGTAATATAGAGATTAACGTCCCTCTAAAAAAAGCATTAACTGTACCTAAATCTGCCATTCTAAATACCGGCAAACATAAAATTGCCTACGTTAAAAAAGAGAATAATAATTTCTTTTCAGTTATGGTTAAAACAGGAATCGAATCAGAAGGTTACTTCGAAATTCTGGAAGGTATTTCTGAAGGAGATGAAGTTGTGATCGAATCAAATTTTTTACTAGATTCTGAAAGTAAAATAAAATTAGGAGGTTCTTCTAATGAACACTCCCATTAA
- a CDS encoding DUF3347 domain-containing protein, with amino-acid sequence MNTLKTIIVGITFLLVTNTFAEEEKSVQISEELVKFHDALMQEKPEKLNVSKLTSILSKGLKDKKDKEIYQKALPLAKKIGDAGNSQEKLDTYAAIVEILEPIVKGKNKSNANLFYCPMAKKKWMAKGDKIVNPYYKDMRDCGEKL; translated from the coding sequence ATGAATACACTCAAAACAATTATAGTCGGAATAACTTTCCTCCTAGTAACGAATACTTTTGCCGAAGAGGAAAAGTCAGTCCAAATATCGGAAGAACTGGTAAAATTTCACGATGCTCTGATGCAAGAAAAACCAGAAAAACTGAATGTTTCTAAACTAACGTCCATTCTTTCGAAAGGATTGAAAGATAAAAAGGATAAAGAAATTTATCAGAAAGCACTCCCTTTAGCTAAAAAAATTGGGGATGCGGGAAATTCACAAGAAAAACTAGATACCTATGCAGCGATAGTCGAAATCCTAGAGCCAATAGTAAAGGGAAAGAATAAATCTAATGCGAATTTATTTTACTGCCCTATGGCAAAAAAGAAATGGATGGCAAAGGGAGATAAAATCGTGAACCCTTATTATAAGGATATGCGAGACTGCGGAGAAAAACTTTAG
- a CDS encoding TolC family protein yields the protein MKRTIFLILFHLSLGMYAQEMETVLEKLLEKHPEIRSLNSELISKRGNANHDTTYPDPKIGVAFRNYPTRSYSLNDKEYDTPGMTGIEYSVSQEIPFPGKLTLQGKTSKLNEIEFSHFVKSRQNQFLFEYLSNLIRLKSAEKKVLFNELIQKTLESQKKISTSTYATGNSSLSQSLKLQVEGTLAKEKEIELNRDKEIAIASFYYFENNTDLSKEQILKVDTSHYLFRKKEFLFSQKDKLISRLAENPNYKLSTVALERSKQESKLASILHAPDTEVFFSYMKRRNRIYTVDDGPFNYQIMDNTEYRGDLFSFGVNVRVPVWSFFSKHEIDTRSEENVKSKNFELERNKIFLESSLKKLQVTMESLENQLNLIQKQLIPELEKTQLALTSQFGAGKINLSEVLNTKLDIYKAHISAEEIEEKRAITLLMILDLTDYLYIKDK from the coding sequence ATGAAACGTACTATTTTTTTAATTCTATTTCACCTATCGCTTGGAATGTATGCACAGGAGATGGAAACTGTATTAGAAAAACTGCTTGAAAAACATCCAGAGATTCGATCTCTGAATTCCGAGCTTATTTCCAAACGTGGTAATGCAAATCATGATACAACTTATCCTGATCCTAAGATTGGAGTGGCATTTCGAAATTATCCGACTCGCTCCTACTCGCTAAACGACAAAGAGTATGACACACCAGGTATGACGGGAATCGAATATAGTGTTTCTCAAGAAATTCCATTTCCTGGAAAACTTACACTACAAGGAAAAACAAGCAAACTAAATGAGATTGAATTTTCTCACTTTGTAAAATCTAGGCAAAATCAATTTTTATTTGAATATCTTTCAAATCTTATCCGCCTAAAAAGTGCAGAGAAAAAAGTTCTATTTAATGAATTAATTCAAAAGACATTGGAAAGCCAAAAGAAAATTTCTACTTCTACTTATGCTACTGGAAATTCCTCCCTATCTCAATCGTTAAAACTACAAGTAGAAGGAACTCTCGCAAAAGAAAAAGAAATAGAATTAAATCGCGATAAAGAAATAGCGATAGCATCTTTTTATTATTTTGAGAATAATACTGATTTGTCAAAGGAGCAGATATTAAAAGTGGATACCTCTCATTATTTATTTAGAAAAAAAGAATTTCTATTTTCACAAAAAGATAAACTAATTTCCAGATTAGCAGAAAATCCAAACTATAAACTTTCAACAGTAGCCCTCGAAAGATCTAAACAGGAGAGTAAACTTGCAAGTATCCTCCATGCTCCTGATACAGAAGTTTTTTTCTCTTATATGAAACGAAGAAATCGAATATATACTGTCGATGATGGGCCATTCAATTACCAAATTATGGATAATACAGAATATAGAGGTGATTTATTTTCTTTCGGAGTAAATGTTCGTGTTCCAGTGTGGTCTTTTTTTTCAAAACATGAAATAGATACAAGATCAGAAGAGAATGTAAAATCGAAAAATTTTGAATTGGAACGAAATAAAATTTTTCTAGAATCCAGTCTCAAAAAACTTCAAGTTACAATGGAATCACTGGAAAATCAATTAAATCTTATACAAAAACAATTAATTCCAGAATTAGAAAAAACACAATTGGCTCTCACTTCCCAATTCGGGGCAGGTAAAATAAATCTCTCCGAAGTATTAAATACAAAACTAGATATCTATAAAGCACATATCTCAGCAGAAGAAATTGAGGAAAAAAGAGCAATAACACTCCTCATGATTTTAGATTTAACTGATTATCTATACATTAAGGATAAATAA